A window of Xylophilus sp. GW821-FHT01B05 contains these coding sequences:
- the gatC gene encoding Asp-tRNA(Asn)/Glu-tRNA(Gln) amidotransferase subunit GatC gives MALTSQDIGRIANLARLELRPEEGERMLTQLNGFFDVVEQMRAVDTTGIEPLAHPVAAIQEVALRLREDAVGHFPSREDSQKSAPAVESGLYLVPRVIE, from the coding sequence ATGGCCCTCACCTCCCAGGACATCGGCCGGATCGCCAATCTGGCCCGGCTGGAGCTTCGCCCCGAAGAAGGCGAGCGCATGCTCACCCAACTCAACGGCTTTTTCGACGTGGTCGAGCAGATGCGCGCGGTGGACACCACCGGCATCGAACCGCTGGCCCACCCCGTGGCCGCGATACAGGAGGTAGCGCTGCGCCTGCGCGAAGACGCGGTCGGCCATTTCCCCTCGCGGGAAGACAGCCAGAAAAGCGCCCCGGCCGTCGAAAGCGGCCTGTATCTGGTCCCGCGCGTGATCGAGTGA